One window of the Vannielia litorea genome contains the following:
- a CDS encoding sigma-54-dependent transcriptional regulator, with product MTAVLLIEDVPSMQLVYESVLKSAGHEVAAASTAADGLRLFRTHRPGVVLVDLMLPDRDGLELIEEFIAADPFTHVIVITANGSINRAVEAMRAGAWEFLVKPFDEARLIDAVSGAVADHARASGRPLSPGGPMPDPSPPLPEPEKTGLIGTSPAMREVMHKIGSVSRSMATVFISGESGTGKELCAKALHDMSSRANGPFIALNCGAIPGDLLESEVFGHLKGSFTGALADKPGAAAAADGGTLFLDEICEMDLGLQTKLLRFLQTSTIQPVGSTKPRKVSVRILCATNRDPLAEVKAGRFREDLYYRLHVVPLHLPPLRERGRDVVEIARHALAEFSAEEGKSFTHLSPEVEDLFCALNWPGNVRQLLNVLRNVAVLHDGPEVTLPMLPMELHHEVEARAEAARAQPPAPSTTSTPSDASGNSLGPLLGLSMAEIERLVIEETIAHHGGSVPKAARSLQLSPSTIYRKRETWERD from the coding sequence ATGACCGCCGTGCTCCTGATCGAAGACGTGCCATCGATGCAGCTCGTCTATGAAAGCGTGCTGAAGTCGGCCGGCCACGAGGTTGCTGCCGCCTCCACCGCTGCCGACGGCCTGCGCCTCTTCCGCACCCACCGCCCCGGCGTGGTGCTGGTCGATCTCATGCTGCCCGACCGCGACGGTCTGGAACTGATCGAAGAGTTCATCGCCGCCGATCCCTTCACCCATGTCATCGTGATCACCGCCAACGGCTCGATCAATCGCGCGGTCGAGGCCATGCGCGCCGGGGCATGGGAGTTTCTGGTCAAACCCTTCGACGAGGCCCGTCTGATCGACGCCGTCTCTGGCGCCGTGGCCGACCACGCCCGCGCTTCCGGCCGCCCGCTCTCCCCCGGCGGCCCCATGCCCGATCCTTCGCCGCCCCTCCCAGAGCCAGAGAAAACCGGCCTCATTGGCACCTCCCCCGCGATGCGCGAGGTGATGCACAAGATCGGCTCGGTCTCCCGCTCGATGGCGACCGTGTTCATCTCCGGCGAGAGCGGCACCGGCAAGGAACTCTGCGCCAAAGCCCTGCACGACATGTCCTCCCGCGCCAACGGCCCCTTCATCGCGCTCAACTGCGGCGCCATCCCCGGCGACCTGCTGGAGAGCGAGGTCTTCGGCCACCTCAAGGGCAGCTTCACCGGCGCGCTGGCCGACAAGCCCGGCGCTGCGGCGGCAGCCGATGGCGGCACGCTGTTTCTCGACGAGATCTGCGAGATGGACCTCGGTCTGCAAACCAAGCTCCTGCGCTTTCTGCAAACCTCCACCATCCAGCCCGTCGGCTCGACCAAGCCGCGCAAGGTCAGTGTGCGCATTCTCTGCGCCACCAACCGCGACCCGCTGGCCGAGGTGAAGGCCGGGCGCTTCCGCGAAGACCTCTATTACCGCCTCCACGTGGTGCCGCTGCACCTGCCTCCCCTGCGCGAGCGCGGCCGCGACGTGGTCGAAATCGCCCGCCATGCGCTGGCCGAGTTCTCCGCCGAGGAGGGCAAGAGCTTCACCCACCTGAGCCCAGAGGTCGAAGACCTGTTCTGCGCCCTCAACTGGCCCGGCAACGTGCGGCAACTGCTGAACGTGCTCCGCAACGTGGCGGTGCTGCACGATGGCCCCGAGGTCACCCTGCCGATGCTGCCGATGGAGCTGCACCACGAGGTCGAGGCCCGCGCCGAGGCCGCCCGCGCACAGCCGCCCGCGCCTTCGACTACAAGCACGCCCTCCGACGCCTCCGGAAATTCCCTCGGCCCACTGCTGGGCCTCAGCATGGCCGAGATCGAACGGCTGGTGATCGAAGAGACTATCGCCCACCACGGCGGCTCCGTCCCCAAGGCCGCCCGCAGCCTCCAGCTCTCCCCCTCAACGATCTACCGCAAACGCGAAACCTGGGAGCGGGACTGA
- a CDS encoding cytidine deaminase — MSLVEAAREAREKAYAPYSQFKVGAAVRTASGAVYRGVNVENVAYPEGTCAEAGAIAAMVLGGETEIAEVAVIADSPAPVPPCGGCRQKLAEFAGHDVKVTLATTRGEVLETTVGALLPGAFGSGHMTSPSDDGL; from the coding sequence ATGAGTTTGGTGGAAGCGGCGCGGGAGGCCCGGGAGAAGGCCTATGCCCCGTATTCGCAGTTCAAGGTCGGAGCGGCAGTGCGGACGGCGTCGGGCGCCGTTTACCGGGGGGTCAACGTGGAGAACGTGGCCTACCCCGAGGGCACCTGCGCCGAGGCCGGGGCGATCGCGGCGATGGTGCTGGGCGGCGAGACCGAGATCGCGGAGGTGGCGGTGATCGCCGACAGCCCCGCGCCGGTGCCGCCCTGCGGTGGCTGCCGCCAGAAACTTGCGGAATTTGCCGGACACGATGTGAAGGTGACGCTGGCCACCACGCGCGGCGAGGTGCTGGAGACGACCGTGGGCGCGTTGCTGCCCGGTGCCTTCGGCTCCGGCCACATGACCAGCCCCTCAGACGACGGGCTGTGA
- a CDS encoding Hint domain-containing protein, which yields MATEDITVTEYIGSLVGTDLFGGQTILLNGFGSSQTGTLEDDDGFLGDMDDGTATFNGDPINYIGSGTVQAGVDGGIVVVPLGPEYDVVVFEAGGNTYFHYPDGQPSVIGTVALIVDIDATPYEVFTPICFGPDTMILTPNGYCPVGEIKAGDWVRDADGQAHEVLWASSRKVDIPSHPAFDKWRPIRIARNSFGEGVPYRDTYLSPQHRVELRGAATEMVVGTESCLVAAKGLVNDKGVRVDREARSITYHHLVCEAHVALVANGMHAESLYLNPETPEFRLDAGSQEAASLFPELTMKLNAPVATRREAAVLASYL from the coding sequence ATGGCTACGGAAGACATCACGGTTACAGAATACATCGGTTCACTGGTCGGCACCGATCTGTTCGGCGGGCAGACCATTCTGCTCAACGGGTTCGGCAGCAGCCAGACCGGTACGTTGGAGGATGACGACGGATTTCTGGGCGACATGGACGATGGCACCGCCACGTTCAACGGCGACCCGATCAACTACATCGGCAGCGGCACGGTGCAGGCGGGTGTGGATGGGGGCATCGTGGTCGTGCCGCTGGGGCCGGAATACGACGTGGTCGTGTTCGAGGCGGGAGGCAACACCTACTTCCACTACCCGGACGGCCAGCCCAGCGTGATCGGCACGGTTGCGCTGATCGTGGACATCGACGCGACACCCTATGAGGTGTTCACGCCGATCTGTTTTGGCCCCGACACGATGATCCTGACGCCGAACGGCTATTGCCCGGTGGGCGAGATCAAGGCGGGGGATTGGGTGCGTGATGCGGATGGGCAGGCCCACGAGGTGCTTTGGGCCTCGTCGCGGAAGGTGGACATCCCCTCCCATCCGGCTTTCGACAAGTGGCGGCCCATCCGCATCGCGCGCAACAGCTTTGGCGAGGGTGTGCCCTATCGCGACACCTACCTGTCGCCACAGCACCGGGTGGAGTTGCGCGGCGCCGCGACCGAGATGGTCGTGGGCACCGAGAGCTGCCTCGTGGCGGCGAAGGGGCTGGTGAACGACAAGGGCGTGCGGGTGGACCGCGAGGCGCGGTCGATCACCTATCACCACCTCGTCTGCGAAGCGCATGTGGCGCTGGTGGCCAACGGGATGCACGCCGAGAGCCTCTACCTCAACCCCGAGACGCCGGAGTTCCGGCTGGATGCGGGCTCGCAGGAAGCGGCGAGCCTGTTCCCTGAACTGACGATGAAACTGAATGCGCCGGTCGCGACCCGCCGTGAGGCGGCCGTACTGGCCTCGTATCTCTAG
- a CDS encoding ATP-binding protein, producing the protein MSGLRLVDFSQLDPATAAQLERVATAGETLARLLDTALKQLSPASALPGNEPVPLLAVLRNLERRWSGHARERSMSLRLDIAADLPTVLHLDAGALDRLLANLLSNAFKYADWGEVVLTVDMRSGEELRFRVRDQGPGFSDSALARLFERGGRPGGQTQPGSGLGLHIAKEVATRLGGQLQVSNAREGGAEVSLLLPRPAWAWQPSSEADLASPSAPPPLPDLSGLRALVAEDNPTNQLLFTQMLDHLGASWKLAPDGAEALRLLSGGGFDFALVDIDMPELTGTEVIARTRALKGETRLIPILAVTAFVLQEHREGIYAAGADGILAKPVGSLAAFGQAIATLMLRTRGTAPEQMEPEPERPGHGHGADGEAVDYCPERLEKLLAISGNDGGHEFLTRLHADLCRCRISLASASVVGNADEIRAQTHVIISLSGAVGALPLQDLANLANAAAHRSEAPESQARTLAEIDKRLGSLIAAIAAEKANRFSEGAAPQEPAE; encoded by the coding sequence GTGAGCGGCCTCCGCCTTGTTGATTTCTCCCAGCTCGATCCCGCCACCGCCGCCCAGCTCGAGCGCGTCGCGACCGCTGGAGAGACCCTTGCCCGCCTGCTCGATACCGCGCTGAAGCAACTCAGCCCCGCCTCGGCCTTGCCCGGCAACGAGCCGGTGCCGCTGCTGGCGGTGCTGCGCAATCTCGAGCGGCGCTGGTCCGGCCACGCCCGCGAGCGCAGCATGTCGCTCCGGCTCGATATTGCCGCCGACCTGCCCACCGTGCTCCACCTCGACGCCGGGGCGCTCGACAGGTTGCTCGCGAACCTGCTCTCCAACGCCTTCAAATATGCCGACTGGGGCGAGGTGGTGCTCACGGTCGATATGCGCTCCGGCGAAGAGCTGCGCTTCCGGGTCCGCGATCAGGGGCCGGGCTTCTCCGATTCCGCCCTCGCCCGGCTGTTCGAGCGTGGTGGCCGCCCCGGCGGGCAGACCCAGCCCGGCAGCGGCCTCGGCCTGCACATCGCCAAAGAGGTCGCCACCCGTCTCGGCGGGCAGTTGCAGGTCTCCAATGCCCGCGAGGGCGGCGCCGAGGTGTCGCTGCTGCTGCCCCGCCCCGCCTGGGCCTGGCAGCCCAGCTCCGAGGCCGATCTCGCCAGCCCCTCCGCGCCGCCGCCGCTGCCCGATCTCTCCGGCCTGCGGGCGCTCGTGGCCGAGGACAACCCGACCAACCAGTTGCTGTTCACCCAGATGCTCGACCACCTCGGCGCGTCGTGGAAACTGGCGCCCGATGGGGCCGAGGCCCTGCGCCTGCTCTCCGGCGGCGGCTTCGACTTTGCCCTTGTCGACATCGATATGCCCGAGCTGACCGGCACCGAGGTCATCGCCCGCACCCGCGCGCTCAAGGGCGAAACCCGGCTCATTCCCATCCTCGCCGTAACCGCCTTCGTGCTTCAGGAACACCGCGAGGGGATCTACGCCGCCGGGGCCGATGGCATCCTCGCCAAACCCGTCGGCTCGCTGGCCGCTTTCGGGCAGGCCATCGCCACGCTGATGCTGCGCACCCGCGGCACCGCGCCAGAGCAGATGGAGCCCGAGCCGGAGCGCCCCGGTCACGGCCACGGCGCCGATGGCGAAGCGGTCGATTACTGCCCCGAACGGCTCGAAAAACTTCTCGCCATATCCGGCAATGACGGCGGGCATGAGTTTCTGACCCGGCTCCACGCCGACCTCTGCCGCTGCCGCATCTCGCTGGCCAGCGCCTCCGTGGTCGGCAATGCCGACGAGATCCGCGCCCAGACCCACGTCATCATTTCGCTCTCCGGCGCGGTCGGCGCCCTGCCGCTGCAAGACCTCGCCAACCTCGCCAATGCCGCCGCCCACCGGTCCGAGGCCCCCGAGAGCCAAGCCCGCACCCTCGCCGAGATCGACAAGCGCCTCGGCAGCCTGATCGCCGCCATCGCCGCCGAAAAAGCCAACCGCTTTTCCGAGGGGGCAGCCCCGCAGGAGCCGGCAGAATGA
- the prpE gene encoding propionyl-CoA synthetase, with amino-acid sequence MGFKDIYAAWQADPEKFWMDAAQPIAWHKPPSKALFDKGEHMFEWYADGMVNTCYNAVDRHVEAGRGDQTAIIYDSPITHTKREISFFELRNRVASLAGALRAKGVEKGDRVIIYMPMVPEALEAMLACARIGAIHSVVFGGFASSELAVRIDDAKPKAIIAASCGLEPGRVVHYKPLLDGAIDQAEHKPEFCVIFQREQEVAQLVEGRDVNWHGFQYGVEPADCVPVEGNHPAYILYTSGTTGQPKGVVRHTAGHLVALNWSMKNIYNVDPGDVFWAASDVGWVVGHSYICYGPLIHGNTTIVFEGKPVGTPDAGTFWRVISEHKVRSFFTAPTAFRAVKREDPKGELVGKYDLSCLNAIYLAGERADPDTIEWTQRTTGKPVYDHWWQTETGWTIAGNPVGIEPLPVKLGSPTVAMPGYDVQILDEGGNPMPKGELGAIAIKLPLPPGTLPTLWNAEPRYRKSYLEHFPGYYETGDAGMIDEDGYLYIMARTDDVINVAGHRLSTGAMEEVLASHTDVAECAVIGVGDTLKGQLPMGFLCLNAGTNKPHDEVVKECVGLVREKIGPVAAFKLACVVDRLPKTRSGKILRATMVSIADGKAYKMPATIDDPAILDEITEALAALGYPQNAA; translated from the coding sequence ATGGGATTCAAGGATATCTACGCCGCCTGGCAGGCGGACCCGGAGAAATTCTGGATGGATGCGGCCCAGCCGATCGCATGGCACAAGCCCCCCTCCAAGGCGCTCTTCGACAAGGGCGAGCACATGTTCGAGTGGTACGCCGATGGCATGGTGAACACCTGTTACAACGCCGTCGACCGCCACGTGGAGGCCGGGCGCGGCGACCAGACCGCCATCATCTACGACAGCCCGATCACCCACACCAAGCGCGAGATCAGCTTCTTCGAGCTGCGCAACCGCGTCGCCTCCCTCGCCGGGGCGCTGCGCGCCAAGGGGGTCGAAAAGGGCGACCGCGTGATCATCTACATGCCGATGGTCCCCGAAGCGCTGGAGGCCATGCTCGCCTGCGCCCGCATCGGCGCGATCCACTCGGTCGTCTTCGGCGGCTTCGCCTCCAGCGAGCTGGCCGTGCGGATCGACGATGCCAAACCCAAGGCCATCATCGCCGCCTCCTGCGGCCTCGAGCCGGGCCGCGTCGTCCACTACAAGCCGCTGCTCGACGGCGCGATCGACCAGGCCGAGCACAAGCCCGAGTTCTGCGTGATCTTCCAGCGCGAGCAGGAGGTCGCCCAGCTGGTGGAGGGCCGCGATGTCAACTGGCACGGCTTCCAGTATGGCGTCGAACCGGCCGACTGCGTGCCGGTCGAGGGCAACCACCCAGCTTATATCCTCTACACCTCCGGCACCACCGGCCAGCCCAAGGGCGTGGTCCGCCACACCGCCGGGCACCTCGTGGCGCTGAACTGGTCGATGAAGAACATCTACAACGTCGATCCGGGCGATGTGTTCTGGGCCGCTTCCGATGTCGGCTGGGTCGTCGGCCACAGCTACATCTGCTACGGGCCCCTGATCCACGGCAACACCACCATCGTCTTCGAGGGCAAGCCCGTGGGCACCCCCGATGCCGGCACATTCTGGCGGGTCATCTCCGAGCACAAGGTTCGCAGCTTCTTCACCGCCCCCACCGCCTTCCGCGCAGTGAAGCGCGAAGACCCCAAGGGCGAACTGGTCGGCAAGTATGACCTCAGCTGCCTGAATGCCATCTACCTCGCCGGCGAGCGCGCCGACCCCGACACCATCGAATGGACCCAGCGCACCACCGGCAAACCGGTCTACGATCACTGGTGGCAAACCGAGACCGGCTGGACCATCGCGGGCAACCCTGTCGGGATCGAGCCGCTGCCGGTCAAGCTCGGCTCCCCCACCGTCGCCATGCCCGGCTACGACGTGCAAATCCTCGACGAGGGCGGCAACCCGATGCCCAAGGGCGAGCTCGGCGCCATCGCCATCAAGCTCCCCCTGCCCCCCGGCACCCTGCCCACCCTGTGGAACGCCGAGCCCCGCTATCGCAAGAGCTACCTCGAGCACTTCCCCGGCTACTACGAAACCGGCGATGCCGGCATGATCGACGAAGACGGCTACCTCTACATCATGGCCCGCACCGATGATGTGATTAACGTCGCTGGCCACCGCCTCTCCACCGGCGCGATGGAGGAGGTGCTCGCCTCCCACACCGACGTGGCCGAATGCGCGGTGATCGGCGTGGGCGACACGCTGAAGGGCCAGCTGCCGATGGGCTTCCTCTGCCTGAATGCGGGCACCAACAAACCGCATGACGAAGTTGTGAAAGAGTGCGTCGGCCTCGTGCGCGAGAAGATCGGCCCCGTCGCCGCCTTCAAACTCGCCTGCGTGGTGGACCGTCTGCCCAAAACCCGCTCCGGCAAGATCCTGCGGGCCACGATGGTCTCCATCGCTGATGGCAAGGCCTACAAGATGCCCGCCACCATCGACGACCCGGCCATTCTGGACGAGATCACCGAGGCGCTGGCCGCCCTCGGCTACCCGCAAAACGCCGCGTGA
- a CDS encoding NAD kinase, whose amino-acid sequence MPVEKIAFLAAETQIAEEARRHLAGQHGDVPVEEAEVIVALGGDGHMLQTLRDTQHLDTPVYGMNCGTIGFLMNEYAEPALIERLEAAEEEVLHPLKMRAFTADGGTEEVLAINEVSLLRQGPQAAKLRIQVDGRVRMDELVCDGALLCTPAGSTAYNYSAHGPILPIGAEVLALTPIAAFRPRRWRGALLPMAAEVRFDVLQPKKRPVRAEADSRAVEDVVTVIVRSDESIRHRILFDPGHGLEERLIREQFA is encoded by the coding sequence GTGCCGGTGGAGAAGATCGCCTTTCTGGCCGCAGAGACCCAGATTGCCGAGGAGGCGCGCCGCCATCTGGCCGGGCAGCATGGCGATGTGCCGGTGGAAGAGGCCGAGGTGATCGTGGCGCTGGGCGGTGACGGGCACATGCTGCAGACGCTGCGGGACACCCAGCATCTGGATACGCCGGTTTACGGGATGAACTGCGGGACCATCGGGTTCTTGATGAACGAATATGCCGAGCCGGCGCTGATCGAGCGGCTGGAGGCGGCGGAGGAAGAGGTGCTGCACCCGCTGAAGATGCGGGCCTTCACCGCGGACGGCGGCACCGAGGAGGTGCTGGCGATCAACGAGGTGAGCCTGCTGCGGCAGGGGCCGCAGGCGGCGAAGCTGCGGATTCAGGTGGATGGCCGGGTGCGGATGGATGAGTTGGTGTGCGACGGGGCGTTGCTCTGCACGCCCGCCGGATCGACCGCTTACAACTACTCCGCTCACGGGCCGATCCTGCCGATCGGCGCCGAGGTTCTGGCGCTGACGCCGATTGCTGCCTTCCGCCCGCGCCGCTGGCGGGGCGCCCTGTTGCCGATGGCCGCCGAGGTGCGGTTTGACGTGCTGCAACCCAAGAAGCGCCCGGTGCGCGCCGAGGCCGACAGCCGGGCGGTGGAAGATGTGGTGACGGTGATCGTGCGCTCCGATGAGAGCATCCGCCATCGTATCCTGTTTGACCCCGGCCACGGGCTGGAGGAGCGGCTGATCCGCGAGCAGTTCGCCTAG
- a CDS encoding thymidine phosphorylase, translating to MDARTVLNALRRGESLSAEAVDWFARALADEGVSDAQVGAFAMGVCHAPLSAEGRVALTLAMRDSGEVLEWGLPGPVVDKHSTGGVGDCVSLVLAPALAACGVYVPMISGRGLGHTGGTLDKLEAIPGFNPEISVDRLQQITREVGCAIASASVDVAPADKRLYAVRDVTGTVESLDLITASILSKKLAAGLEGLVLDVKCGAGAFMKTPEAARELAGSLVETANGAGCKTRALITDMSQPLVRSAGNAVEVTEAMDTLTGSGASGPLSHLSAKLGGELLAMVGVTRNAFDGADMILDKIRSGHAAERMGRMVAAMGGPSDFLSRWRDRLPAAPATLQVRPEGEGYVKAIDTEALGLAVVAMGGGRKRARDRINPAVGLSQIAQIGEKVDAARPLAKIHAARRAEAEGFEPWVRAAFQLSETPVNPPKLVLGRVE from the coding sequence ATGGATGCGCGAACCGTTCTGAATGCCCTGCGGAGAGGCGAGAGCTTGAGTGCGGAGGCGGTGGACTGGTTCGCCCGGGCGCTGGCCGACGAAGGTGTGAGCGATGCGCAGGTGGGGGCCTTTGCGATGGGTGTCTGCCATGCGCCGCTGAGCGCAGAGGGCCGCGTGGCCCTGACGCTGGCGATGCGCGACAGCGGCGAGGTGCTGGAGTGGGGCCTGCCCGGCCCGGTGGTCGACAAACACTCCACCGGCGGCGTGGGCGACTGCGTGAGCCTCGTGCTCGCACCGGCGCTGGCGGCCTGCGGTGTGTATGTGCCGATGATCTCGGGCCGCGGCCTTGGCCACACCGGGGGCACGCTCGATAAGCTGGAGGCGATCCCTGGGTTCAACCCCGAGATCAGCGTGGACCGGTTGCAGCAGATCACCCGCGAGGTGGGCTGCGCGATCGCCTCGGCCTCGGTCGATGTGGCCCCTGCCGACAAGCGGCTCTACGCTGTGCGGGATGTGACCGGCACGGTGGAGAGCCTCGATCTGATCACCGCCTCGATCCTTTCCAAGAAGCTGGCCGCCGGGCTGGAAGGCCTCGTGCTCGACGTGAAATGCGGGGCAGGGGCGTTCATGAAAACGCCTGAAGCCGCGCGGGAGCTTGCCGGCTCGCTGGTGGAGACGGCCAATGGCGCGGGCTGCAAGACGCGGGCGCTGATCACCGACATGAGCCAGCCGCTGGTCCGTTCGGCGGGCAATGCGGTGGAGGTGACCGAGGCGATGGACACGCTCACCGGCTCCGGCGCCTCCGGCCCGCTCAGCCACCTTTCGGCCAAGCTGGGCGGTGAGCTGCTGGCGATGGTGGGGGTCACGCGCAACGCCTTTGATGGCGCGGACATGATCCTCGACAAGATCCGCTCTGGCCATGCCGCCGAGCGCATGGGCCGGATGGTGGCGGCGATGGGCGGGCCGAGCGACTTTTTGAGCCGCTGGCGCGACCGGCTGCCTGCAGCCCCGGCGACGTTGCAGGTGCGGCCCGAAGGCGAGGGCTATGTAAAGGCCATCGACACCGAGGCGCTGGGCCTTGCGGTGGTGGCGATGGGCGGCGGGCGCAAGCGCGCGCGTGACCGGATCAACCCGGCGGTGGGCCTGAGCCAGATTGCCCAGATCGGCGAGAAGGTGGATGCGGCGCGACCCTTGGCGAAGATCCACGCCGCACGGCGGGCCGAGGCCGAGGGCTTCGAGCCTTGGGTGCGCGCGGCTTTCCAATTGAGCGAGACCCCGGTAAACCCTCCAAAGCTGGTGCTTGGACGGGTGGAGTAG
- a CDS encoding NADP-dependent malic enzyme, with product MTDTPDSPVETAALLYHANPKPGKLEIRATKPLANGRDLSLAYSPGVAEACTAIAENNALATRYTARGNLVAVVSNGTAVLGLGNIGALASKPVMEGKAVLFKKFANIDCFDIEVNETDPERLADIVCALEPTFGAINLEDIKAPDCFIVEKLCRERMNIPVFHDDQHGTAIVVGAAATNALRLAGKDWADIKVVSTGGGAAGIACLNMLLKLGVKRENVWLCDIAGLVYEGRTEEMTPQKAAYAQGTEPATLADVIDGADLFLGLSGPGVLKPEMVAKMATKPIIFALANPTPEILPDAAREVAPDAIIATGRSDYPNQVNNVLCFPFIFRGALDCGATEINDAMQLGCIEGIAALARATTSAEAAAAYKGEQLTFGTDYLIPKPFDPRLMGVVASSVAKAACESGVAARPIEDFTAYKAQLDRSVFKSALLMRPVFEAAAQAERKIVFAEGEDERVLRAADAMLEQTTDLPILIGRPEVVEARCERAGLKIRPGRDFELVNPENDPRYREYWETYHTIMARRGVTPDLARAVMRTNTTAIGAVMVHRGEADSLICGTFGQFLWHLNYVRQILADRTLHPVAALSLMILEDGPLFIADTQVHQFPKPHEICETVIGAARHVRRFGLTPKIALCSHSQFGNLDSEGGRRMREALEMLDDRQVDFAYEGEMHVDSALDPELRRRHLPESRFDGAANVLVFSSADAASGVRNILKMKAGGLEVGPILMGMGNKAHIVTPSITARGLLNMSALAGTPVQHYS from the coding sequence ATGACCGACACGCCAGATAGCCCGGTGGAAACCGCCGCGCTGCTCTATCACGCCAACCCCAAGCCGGGAAAACTCGAGATCCGGGCCACCAAGCCGCTGGCCAACGGGCGCGACCTCTCGCTCGCCTATTCCCCCGGCGTCGCCGAGGCCTGCACCGCGATCGCCGAGAACAACGCGCTCGCCACCCGCTACACCGCCCGGGGCAACCTCGTGGCCGTGGTGTCCAACGGCACCGCCGTGCTCGGGCTGGGCAATATTGGCGCGCTGGCCTCCAAGCCGGTGATGGAGGGCAAGGCCGTCCTCTTCAAGAAATTCGCCAACATCGACTGCTTCGATATCGAGGTCAACGAGACCGACCCCGAGAGGCTGGCCGACATCGTCTGCGCACTCGAGCCCACCTTCGGCGCCATCAACCTTGAAGACATCAAGGCCCCCGATTGCTTCATCGTCGAAAAGCTCTGCCGCGAGCGGATGAACATCCCCGTCTTCCATGACGACCAGCACGGCACCGCCATCGTCGTCGGCGCGGCAGCCACCAACGCCCTGCGGTTGGCGGGCAAGGACTGGGCCGATATCAAGGTGGTCTCTACCGGCGGCGGCGCGGCGGGCATCGCCTGCCTGAACATGCTGCTCAAACTCGGCGTCAAGCGCGAGAACGTCTGGCTGTGCGACATCGCCGGTCTGGTCTATGAGGGCCGCACCGAGGAGATGACCCCGCAAAAAGCCGCCTACGCCCAAGGCACCGAACCGGCCACCCTGGCCGATGTGATCGACGGCGCCGACCTCTTCCTCGGTCTCTCCGGCCCCGGCGTGCTGAAGCCCGAGATGGTCGCGAAGATGGCGACCAAACCGATCATTTTCGCGCTCGCCAACCCCACGCCCGAGATCCTGCCCGATGCCGCCCGCGAGGTCGCGCCCGATGCGATCATCGCCACCGGGCGCTCGGACTACCCGAACCAGGTGAACAACGTCCTCTGCTTCCCGTTCATCTTCCGCGGCGCGCTCGATTGCGGCGCAACCGAGATCAACGACGCCATGCAACTGGGCTGTATCGAGGGCATCGCCGCCCTCGCCCGCGCCACCACCTCCGCCGAGGCCGCGGCCGCCTACAAGGGCGAGCAGCTCACCTTCGGCACCGATTACCTGATCCCCAAGCCCTTCGACCCCCGCCTGATGGGCGTGGTCGCCTCCTCCGTCGCCAAGGCCGCCTGCGAAAGCGGCGTTGCCGCCCGCCCGATCGAGGATTTCACCGCCTACAAGGCCCAGCTCGACCGCTCGGTGTTCAAATCTGCCCTGCTGATGCGCCCGGTCTTCGAGGCCGCCGCTCAGGCCGAGCGCAAGATCGTCTTTGCCGAGGGCGAGGACGAGCGCGTGCTCCGCGCCGCCGATGCCATGCTCGAACAGACCACCGATCTGCCCATCCTCATCGGCCGCCCCGAGGTGGTCGAGGCCCGCTGCGAGCGGGCCGGCCTAAAGATCCGCCCGGGCCGCGACTTCGAGCTGGTGAACCCCGAGAACGACCCGCGCTACCGCGAGTATTGGGAGACCTATCACACCATCATGGCCCGGCGCGGTGTCACCCCCGATCTCGCCCGCGCGGTGATGCGTACCAACACCACCGCCATCGGCGCGGTGATGGTGCATCGCGGCGAGGCCGACAGTCTCATCTGCGGCACCTTCGGCCAGTTCCTCTGGCACCTCAACTATGTCCGCCAGATCTTGGCCGACCGCACCCTGCACCCGGTCGCAGCCCTCTCGCTGATGATCCTCGAAGATGGCCCGCTCTTCATCGCCGACACCCAGGTGCATCAGTTCCCCAAACCGCATGAGATCTGCGAAACCGTGATCGGCGCGGCCCGCCACGTGCGCCGCTTTGGCCTCACGCCCAAGATCGCGCTCTGCTCGCACAGCCAGTTCGGCAACCTCGACAGCGAAGGCGGCCGCCGGATGCGCGAGGCGCTGGAGATGCTCGATGACCGGCAGGTCGACTTCGCTTACGAGGGCGAAATGCACGTCGACTCCGCGCTCGACCCCGAGCTGCGCCGCCGCCACCTGCCCGAGAGCCGGTTTGACGGCGCCGCCAATGTGCTGGTCTTCTCCTCCGCCGATGCCGCCTCCGGCGTGCGGAACATCCTGAAAATGAAGGCCGGCGGGCTGGAGGTTGGCCCGATCCTCATGGGCATGGGCAATAAGGCCCATATCGTGACCCCCTCCATCACCGCTCGCGGGCTGCTCAACATGTCGGCGCTCGCCGGCACCCCGGTGCAGCACTACAGCTGA